Below is a genomic region from Methanococcus maripaludis.
AGAGCTCAAGAAGTAATTGATTTCTTTGCAGATGCTGAAAACGACCTTTTAACAAGAACTGAAAATATTGCAGATGAAAATAAACCTTCAGTATATATTGGAGGACTCTGTAACAAAGGTTCCCATGGAATTGACAGTACTTCAAGTAACTACGCTCCTTTCGCAGCATTAAATGCTAATAACATTGCTAGCGTCCTTGGAGTAGAAAAATCAGTATTCATAAGTAAAGAACAGCTTTTAGAATGGAATCCTGATATCATATTCATTGATACCGGAAGCTATGAACTGATAAAAGAAGACTATGATAAAAATTCAGAATACTACGAATCCCTTGGCGCATTTGAAAATGGAAACGTGTACACACAGTTCCCATACAACTACTACACTACAAACTACGGTACTGCATTAGCTGATGCTTACTATATCGGAAAAACCGTTTACCCCGAACAGTTTGCTGATATAAATGTAGAAGAAAAAGCTGATGAAATATACGAATTTTTAGTTGGCGAAGCTGTTTACGATAAAATGGCTGAAGGCTACTGCGGATTTGAAAAGTTAGACTTTTCAAACTAATGCATCCTCTTTTTTCTTTTTTTTAACTGAATTTTATGATTTTTTTGTAATATTTTAATCGAAAAATATATGTATCAATTATTACATGTATTTTAAAAGTATGATATTTATCATATTTTTAGAACATTGATAATATTGGGTGAAATTTTGAAAAAATTAGGGGTATTATCGGCCTTGATTTCG
It encodes:
- a CDS encoding iron ABC transporter substrate-binding protein; the protein is MQKTGILAIILSLMMAIGFSGCVDNTADSSNEVAKTVEIVDMVGRTVEVPADIQRIVCSGPGCLRLVTYLQAQDKVVGVESIEQADTSGIPYQLANVEFFQSLPMTGAGGGKEIGVGPYPEQVISAAPEVIFITYMEADRANDLQTQYGIPVVVLTYGDVNSFHDENFVACLNLLGTLFQKEERAQEVIDFFADAENDLLTRTENIADENKPSVYIGGLCNKGSHGIDSTSSNYAPFAALNANNIASVLGVEKSVFISKEQLLEWNPDIIFIDTGSYELIKEDYDKNSEYYESLGAFENGNVYTQFPYNYYTTNYGTALADAYYIGKTVYPEQFADINVEEKADEIYEFLVGEAVYDKMAEGYCGFEKLDFSN